A genomic segment from Myxococcales bacterium encodes:
- a CDS encoding molecular chaperone DnaJ, giving the protein MTAGAGGSGGERDPSALLEVIHGLLLDHPEGLSEFALFAELAKRGFREFDREVFRDSMRMFQSHFVLFHVLHRMRERLAVAQEGPLVIETLSIRLGPWQGDVHALASPDPVAAYYLDRANLDETTEADLRAMLDAFWERYAAHGSVAEALGVLELAEGAGWEDVNAKHRALVFAHHPDRGGDASRLAEINRAMRILRTARGGR; this is encoded by the coding sequence GTGACGGCGGGCGCTGGCGGTAGCGGTGGTGAGCGCGACCCCTCCGCGCTCCTAGAGGTCATCCACGGGTTGCTCCTGGACCATCCGGAGGGCTTGAGCGAGTTCGCGCTCTTCGCGGAGCTCGCCAAGCGCGGCTTCCGGGAGTTCGACCGCGAGGTCTTTCGTGACTCCATGCGAATGTTTCAGAGTCATTTCGTCCTATTTCACGTGCTGCACCGTATGCGTGAGCGGCTTGCCGTCGCACAAGAGGGTCCCCTCGTCATCGAGACGCTCTCGATTCGTCTCGGGCCTTGGCAGGGTGACGTGCACGCGCTCGCGTCGCCCGACCCGGTGGCCGCGTACTACCTCGATCGAGCGAACCTCGACGAGACGACGGAGGCCGATCTCCGCGCCATGCTCGATGCCTTTTGGGAGCGCTACGCGGCGCACGGCTCCGTGGCGGAGGCGCTCGGCGTCCTTGAGCTCGCCGAGGGGGCGGGATGGGAGGACGTCAACGCGAAGCACCGAGCGCTCGTCTTCGCGCACCACCCTGATCGGGGCGGCGACGCGTCGCGCCTCGCGGAGATCAATCGCGCGATGCGCATCCTTCGCACGGCGCGCGGCGGACGTTGA
- a CDS encoding VWA domain-containing protein yields the protein MDKQRVGLLGVLCTAGLVTLAAACSSTAAEQPADFEDGFARSAGDSGAGATRFGEGGVGSADTKACTSNGDCGSGECNPATRTCACGGQSVAATRVQANLLVVLDRSCSMTDAIPSGGTKWAASVAALSQLMTKYEADIRFGLTLFPDKAGENCSQGTIPFPVGSAAQTMRTRLTQTLNQGDPLFPNGPCVTNIDTGMLQAKTDPSLFDKSRPSFVVLVTDGIQSPDCSAGGANLGTLKAVKDLALAGVGTFVVGFGAGVDSSFLDSVALAGGHARLGAPHLYFDASDQASLDAALLAIGGSTLSCELKLATPPPGANADDIYVFFDGKPTPVPRDPARKNGWDYDGTTQSVRFFGAPCDLLKSGAVQKESVVLGCGAGVAPAPR from the coding sequence ATGGACAAGCAGCGTGTTGGGCTCCTTGGGGTCTTGTGCACGGCCGGACTCGTGACGCTTGCGGCGGCGTGTTCGAGCACGGCGGCCGAGCAGCCGGCGGACTTCGAGGACGGCTTCGCGCGCTCCGCCGGCGACTCTGGCGCGGGTGCAACGCGCTTCGGCGAAGGCGGCGTTGGGTCAGCGGACACGAAAGCGTGCACATCGAACGGCGACTGCGGCTCCGGCGAATGCAACCCCGCGACGCGAACATGCGCCTGCGGAGGTCAGTCCGTGGCCGCCACTCGCGTGCAAGCGAACCTGCTCGTGGTGCTCGATCGAAGCTGCTCGATGACCGACGCGATCCCCAGCGGCGGCACGAAGTGGGCTGCCTCCGTCGCGGCGCTCTCGCAACTCATGACGAAATACGAGGCTGACATTCGCTTCGGCCTCACGTTGTTCCCCGACAAAGCGGGTGAGAACTGCTCGCAGGGGACCATCCCGTTCCCCGTGGGCTCGGCGGCACAGACGATGCGCACGCGCCTCACGCAAACGCTCAACCAAGGTGACCCGCTCTTTCCCAACGGGCCGTGCGTCACGAACATCGACACGGGGATGCTCCAGGCGAAGACCGACCCGTCGCTCTTCGACAAGTCTCGACCGTCCTTCGTGGTCCTCGTGACCGACGGCATCCAATCTCCCGACTGCAGCGCCGGCGGCGCTAACCTCGGGACCCTCAAGGCGGTGAAGGACCTTGCGCTCGCTGGCGTCGGCACATTCGTGGTGGGCTTCGGCGCCGGCGTCGACAGCTCGTTCCTCGACAGCGTCGCCTTGGCCGGTGGGCACGCGCGGCTGGGAGCCCCCCACTTGTATTTCGACGCGTCCGATCAGGCGTCGCTCGACGCGGCGCTCTTGGCCATCGGCGGCAGCACGCTCTCCTGCGAGCTGAAGCTCGCGACGCCGCCGCCTGGCGCCAACGCCGACGACATCTACGTGTTCTTCGACGGCAAGCCGACGCCGGTGCCGCGCGATCCAGCACGGAAGAACGGGTGGGACTACGACGGCACGACCCAATCGGTTCGGTTCTTCGGGGCGCCCTGCGATCTGCTGAAGAGCGGAGCCGTGCAGAAGGAATCCGTCGTCCTCGGTTGCGGCGCCGGCGTGGCGCCAGCACCGCGCTGA
- a CDS encoding MBL fold metallo-hydrolase, whose product MSRFGLLPTFRPGPLGRPVFCGGPEDAGVRVRWLGTACFVVSTKSTTVVVDPFVSRPALRDVAFRRLVPDGVEVRRRFPAKVDAVVCGHAHYDHAMDAPTLALATGAKFVGSVTAAHLARASGVPEEQLCVVSRLGETVKVGDIELSLVPSLHGRFVFRRYYLAGGELDAPPKLPAHAATSAPAASRSITTAAPISSTRSSRACAPTSSLSASPGASAREII is encoded by the coding sequence GTGTCCCGCTTTGGGCTGCTCCCGACCTTCCGTCCTGGCCCGCTCGGGCGACCGGTCTTCTGCGGCGGCCCGGAAGACGCCGGCGTGCGCGTGCGTTGGCTCGGCACGGCGTGTTTCGTTGTTTCGACCAAGAGCACGACCGTCGTCGTGGACCCGTTCGTCTCGCGGCCGGCGCTGCGCGACGTCGCCTTTCGGCGCCTCGTGCCCGACGGAGTCGAGGTCCGCAGACGATTCCCCGCGAAGGTCGACGCCGTCGTCTGCGGTCACGCGCACTACGATCACGCCATGGACGCTCCGACGCTCGCGCTCGCGACGGGCGCCAAGTTCGTCGGCTCCGTGACGGCGGCCCACCTCGCGCGCGCATCGGGCGTCCCGGAAGAGCAGCTGTGCGTGGTGTCCCGCCTCGGCGAGACGGTGAAGGTCGGCGACATCGAGCTCTCCCTCGTGCCGAGCCTGCACGGGCGATTCGTCTTCCGTCGCTACTATCTGGCCGGTGGTGAGCTCGACGCACCGCCGAAGCTGCCGGCCCACGCCGCGACGTCCGCGCCGGCGGCGTCACGCTCTATCACAACGGCAGCGCCGATCTCATCGACGCGGAGCTCGAGGGCGTGCGCGCCGACGTCCTCCTTGTCGGCCTCGCCGGGCGCTTCGGCACGCGAAATTATCTGA
- a CDS encoding PD40 domain-containing protein codes for MSLVLHERSAQALADPRVVWKAIETRHFRISYVDGAGPAAAHVAEVAEAIHERLSPSLGWEPFEKVEIAITDGTDSANGLTGIVPYNEIQLFMTAPDDLSPLGDVDDWYLALLTHEYTHTLHIDQIRGLPALYNKVLGKTAAPNQVQPRWFIEGLATYMESARTSGGRLRSATWNMFMRADVLENNLAPLDVFSSTPRRWPQGNIVYLYGSFFLQWLAETYGEKALRAIIDDYGRQVVPFGFNRSVRRATGKTYEELYPEWVASLRSRFGKQVDAVRKKGLREGRRITYRGGNAEHPVWVPANGFSDYAGELVYFRDDLHSTAGLYGVHLERDASGAAKPAEGSAELLVRTSDASTASFAPDGSLVFESVAVSNRLYNFSDLFRLPAGVTSTGGLEDARERLTTGMRARSPAVSPDGRRVVFSTQTRGTATMQLGDLGPEGITNIRPLVASAPQEQVFHAEWSPDNRHVAYSVWRHGGYRDIRYVDVLAGTYVDITSDRAIDSGPSFTADGRWLLFHSDRTKIVNVFAWETKTGRLVQVTNVLGGAYQPAVSPDGKTLAYVGYTKDGFDLYAMPFAPDSAPLAEPYIDDRPLAPPPPPKLSLTPKPYSPLHTLRPRRYSLQTTPGNYGQRLAVGTDGSDIAGHHAFIASLAVEVERPTLQFDVGYTYGRLPFDVSWRGYRSITPRGGYGVGPEKQVWAQEALGIDTAVSIPLSRAFESHSIGFSYSASRIDGELPIPGGKLDPYETPTVPVRGLIGALNVGWSYSTAQRFAMAVGPEKGFSTSANVSYTNPWLASDYTGFAASANHAMYFLMPWLRHHSVALHGSLGTSGGTFPGKGPFFVGGFVDFPVVDMVRNVLIQGGVLLRGYAPVALVGRSNALFNAEYRFPIVDVDRGLSTLPVFLQRISGAAFVDYGSAFNELETAKFKTGVGGELAFDTTLAHVVGFIFRLGYARGLASGGLDKLYFVAAVPY; via the coding sequence GTGAGCCTCGTCTTGCACGAGCGCTCGGCGCAGGCGCTCGCCGATCCGCGGGTCGTTTGGAAGGCCATCGAGACGCGCCACTTCCGCATCAGCTACGTCGACGGCGCTGGGCCCGCCGCTGCTCACGTCGCCGAGGTTGCTGAGGCGATTCACGAGCGGCTCTCGCCCTCGCTCGGGTGGGAGCCGTTCGAAAAGGTCGAGATCGCCATCACCGACGGCACCGACAGCGCCAACGGTCTCACGGGCATCGTGCCTTACAACGAGATCCAGCTGTTCATGACGGCGCCCGACGACCTCTCGCCGCTCGGCGACGTCGATGACTGGTACCTGGCGCTCCTCACGCACGAGTACACGCACACCCTCCACATCGACCAGATTCGCGGATTGCCTGCGCTCTACAATAAAGTCCTGGGCAAGACGGCAGCGCCAAACCAGGTGCAGCCGCGCTGGTTCATCGAAGGCCTCGCGACCTACATGGAGAGCGCGCGTACGAGCGGCGGGCGCCTCCGCTCAGCGACATGGAACATGTTCATGCGGGCCGATGTGCTCGAGAACAACTTGGCGCCGCTCGACGTCTTCTCGTCGACGCCGCGGCGCTGGCCTCAAGGGAACATCGTCTACCTCTACGGGTCGTTCTTCCTGCAGTGGCTCGCCGAGACTTACGGTGAGAAGGCCCTTCGGGCGATCATCGATGACTACGGACGACAGGTCGTGCCCTTCGGGTTCAACCGATCGGTGCGGCGCGCCACCGGCAAGACCTACGAGGAGCTTTACCCCGAGTGGGTCGCGAGCTTGCGGTCGCGTTTTGGAAAGCAGGTCGACGCCGTTCGCAAGAAGGGCCTCCGCGAGGGGCGTCGCATCACGTACCGCGGCGGTAACGCCGAACACCCCGTCTGGGTGCCCGCCAACGGCTTTTCCGACTACGCCGGCGAGCTCGTCTATTTTCGCGATGATCTGCACTCGACGGCGGGCCTCTACGGCGTGCACCTCGAGCGCGACGCGAGCGGCGCGGCAAAGCCGGCGGAGGGCTCGGCGGAGCTGCTCGTGCGCACGAGCGACGCCAGCACGGCGAGCTTCGCGCCCGATGGAAGCCTCGTCTTCGAGTCGGTGGCGGTCTCCAATCGGCTCTACAACTTCAGCGATCTCTTCCGTCTTCCCGCCGGCGTCACGAGCACGGGCGGCCTCGAGGACGCGCGCGAGCGCCTCACGACAGGCATGCGCGCGCGCTCGCCGGCGGTCTCTCCCGACGGGCGTCGCGTCGTGTTCTCCACGCAGACGCGCGGCACGGCGACGATGCAGCTCGGCGATCTCGGCCCCGAGGGCATCACCAACATCCGGCCGCTCGTGGCGAGCGCGCCCCAGGAGCAGGTGTTTCACGCCGAGTGGTCGCCGGACAACCGCCACGTGGCGTACAGCGTTTGGCGTCATGGAGGCTATCGCGACATTCGGTACGTCGACGTCTTGGCGGGCACGTACGTCGACATCACGAGCGATCGCGCCATCGACAGCGGGCCGTCGTTCACCGCCGACGGCCGATGGCTGCTCTTTCATTCGGACCGCACGAAGATCGTCAACGTGTTCGCCTGGGAAACGAAGACGGGCCGCCTCGTGCAGGTCACGAACGTCTTGGGCGGCGCCTACCAGCCGGCCGTCTCGCCCGATGGGAAGACGCTCGCGTACGTCGGCTACACCAAGGACGGCTTCGATCTCTACGCGATGCCCTTCGCCCCCGACAGCGCGCCGCTCGCCGAACCGTACATCGACGACCGACCGCTGGCGCCGCCCCCGCCGCCGAAGCTCTCGCTCACGCCGAAACCCTACAGTCCGCTCCACACGCTCAGGCCGCGGCGCTACTCGTTGCAGACGACGCCCGGCAACTACGGCCAGCGGCTCGCCGTCGGGACCGACGGCTCCGACATCGCGGGCCACCACGCGTTCATCGCGAGCCTCGCCGTGGAGGTCGAGCGGCCGACGTTGCAGTTTGACGTTGGCTACACGTACGGGCGGCTGCCCTTCGACGTCAGCTGGCGCGGTTATCGTTCGATCACGCCGCGGGGGGGCTACGGCGTCGGACCGGAGAAGCAGGTCTGGGCGCAAGAGGCGCTCGGCATCGACACCGCGGTATCGATCCCGCTGTCTCGAGCCTTCGAGAGCCACAGCATCGGCTTCTCGTATTCGGCCTCTCGCATCGACGGCGAGCTGCCGATCCCCGGCGGCAAGCTCGACCCCTACGAGACGCCCACGGTGCCGGTGCGCGGCCTCATCGGTGCGCTGAACGTCGGCTGGTCGTACTCGACGGCGCAACGCTTCGCGATGGCCGTAGGACCAGAGAAGGGCTTCTCCACGTCGGCGAACGTGTCCTACACGAACCCGTGGCTCGCCAGCGACTACACGGGCTTCGCCGCGTCGGCGAACCACGCGATGTATTTCCTGATGCCGTGGCTTCGTCACCACTCGGTGGCGCTCCACGGCAGCCTCGGCACGAGCGGCGGCACGTTCCCAGGCAAGGGCCCGTTTTTCGTTGGTGGCTTCGTCGACTTTCCTGTGGTCGACATGGTCCGCAACGTCCTCATACAAGGCGGCGTGCTCCTGCGCGGCTACGCGCCGGTGGCGCTCGTCGGGCGCTCGAACGCGCTCTTCAACGCGGAGTATCGCTTCCCCATCGTCGACGTCGATCGCGGCCTCTCGACGTTGCCGGTGTTCCTTCAGCGCATCAGCGGCGCCGCGTTCGTCGACTACGGAAGCGCGTTCAACGAGCTCGAGACGGCGAAATTCAAGACGGGCGTCGGCGGCGAGCTAGCGTTCGACACGACGCTCGCGCACGTCGTGGGCTTCATCTTTCGCCTCGGCTACGCGCGTGGCCTCGCCAGCGGTGGCCTCGACAAGCTCTACTTCGTCGCCGCCGTTCCTTACTGA
- a CDS encoding PilZ domain-containing protein, with amino-acid sequence MGALHQIERSNGAQLNPHATLALDNVRHALQSLQGQGGSHPAVAAAMESVAASLGLVHALGRLAAPAPAVAPAHAVAAAPAPQPAQAYHQPMAQTVAAPQQGGFGAPQQPFAPPQQQYAPPPQQQAYAAPMAQTVASPQAFAPQAAPPQPAYAAPQAAPQAAPQARPAQPQAGYDPFAPGAPAPGASDKLVITADLGAQSPTNFYKGLAGNDIVDHGGIFVSTYMIPKIGTPIRVKIALPGGYEFEADAIVRWARDVRDASSDAPPGFGAQLSNVTQEARQLIYRYVRNREPLFHDDL; translated from the coding sequence ATGGGTGCGCTCCACCAGATCGAGCGCTCCAACGGGGCGCAGCTGAACCCCCACGCGACGCTCGCGCTCGACAACGTTCGGCACGCGCTCCAGAGCCTCCAGGGGCAGGGCGGCTCGCATCCCGCCGTCGCGGCTGCCATGGAGTCTGTCGCCGCGTCGCTCGGATTGGTGCACGCGCTCGGTCGTCTCGCGGCGCCCGCGCCGGCGGTCGCACCCGCCCATGCCGTCGCGGCAGCCCCCGCGCCGCAGCCGGCGCAGGCGTACCACCAACCGATGGCGCAAACGGTCGCGGCTCCACAGCAAGGAGGCTTCGGTGCCCCGCAGCAGCCGTTTGCCCCGCCGCAGCAGCAATACGCGCCGCCCCCGCAACAGCAGGCCTACGCGGCCCCGATGGCGCAGACGGTCGCGTCGCCGCAAGCCTTCGCGCCACAAGCTGCGCCCCCGCAGCCCGCCTACGCGGCGCCGCAAGCCGCACCGCAGGCGGCTCCGCAAGCGCGTCCCGCACAACCTCAGGCTGGCTACGATCCCTTCGCGCCGGGCGCACCGGCACCGGGCGCGAGCGACAAGCTCGTCATCACGGCAGACCTCGGCGCGCAGAGCCCGACCAACTTCTACAAAGGCCTCGCCGGCAACGACATCGTCGATCATGGCGGCATCTTCGTGTCGACGTACATGATCCCGAAGATCGGCACGCCCATCCGCGTGAAGATCGCGCTTCCCGGCGGCTACGAGTTCGAGGCCGACGCCATCGTGCGTTGGGCCCGCGACGTTCGCGACGCGAGCAGTGACGCCCCGCCAGGCTTCGGCGCGCAGCTCTCGAACGTGACGCAAGAAGCGCGGCAGCTCATCTACCGCTACGTTCGCAACCGCGAGCCGCTTTTCCACGACGACCTCTGA
- a CDS encoding Hint domain-containing protein — translation MLHRSVAALAVLVSLGATACVVTSCVAEGTLVETPTGPRPIEALAVGDEVIVCDPTTGETAARRLSSVLRHELRPTFVIDAGSAHLRVTAEHPIWVINKRAWVLAALVSVGDVLLVLHGGALRERRVEALRNDELCVTVYDLSVDGDEHNFFADGVLVHNKEPGCQPDSACGASGPRTPILADASVVDDASVDGAAKGAADAARNDGGIEDAATGDGSADGPADAAADGPIDAGPG, via the coding sequence ATGCTGCATCGCTCCGTCGCTGCTTTGGCCGTGCTGGTCTCCCTCGGAGCGACGGCGTGCGTCGTCACCTCTTGCGTTGCCGAGGGCACGCTCGTGGAGACCCCCACAGGCCCGCGGCCCATCGAGGCGCTCGCCGTCGGTGACGAGGTCATCGTGTGCGATCCGACGACCGGCGAGACCGCGGCACGGCGGCTCTCGTCAGTTCTCCGACACGAGCTTCGACCGACGTTCGTCATCGATGCGGGTAGCGCGCATTTGCGCGTCACGGCTGAGCACCCGATTTGGGTCATCAACAAGCGCGCGTGGGTGCTCGCCGCGTTGGTTTCCGTCGGCGACGTGCTGCTCGTTCTTCACGGAGGCGCTCTGCGCGAGCGACGCGTGGAAGCTCTCCGCAACGACGAGCTCTGCGTCACCGTCTACGATCTCTCCGTCGATGGCGACGAGCACAACTTCTTCGCCGACGGCGTCCTCGTGCACAACAAGGAGCCGGGGTGCCAGCCTGACTCGGCTTGTGGTGCGTCGGGGCCGCGGACTCCGATTCTGGCCGATGCCAGCGTCGTCGACGACGCCAGCGTCGATGGCGCCGCGAAAGGTGCGGCGGACGCTGCGCGCAACGACGGAGGCATCGAAGACGCCGCGACGGGCGATGGGTCGGCCGATGGCCCGGCCGACGCTGCGGCCGATGGCCCGATCGACGCGGGCCCGGGTTGA
- a CDS encoding thymidine kinase: MIQSGEHLAFGKQRVGCIEVVCGSMFSGKTEELLRRLKRARLARQRVQLFKPRVDNRYDAVKVVSHEGANADALPVGSAEELAKCVASDVAVVGIDEVQFFDEQVVEIVERLANLGIRVIVAGLDQDYRGLPFGPMPQLMAIAEFVTKLHAVCSTCGGTASRSQRLVASEGQLFVGGAAAYEARCRRCFVAGVIEQADAG; this comes from the coding sequence ATGATTCAAAGTGGCGAGCACCTTGCGTTCGGCAAGCAGCGCGTAGGCTGCATCGAGGTCGTGTGCGGCTCCATGTTCAGCGGCAAGACCGAGGAGCTGCTCCGGCGCTTGAAGCGCGCCCGGCTCGCCCGCCAGCGAGTCCAGCTCTTCAAGCCGCGTGTCGACAACCGCTACGACGCCGTGAAGGTCGTGAGCCACGAAGGGGCAAACGCCGACGCCTTGCCCGTGGGGAGCGCCGAAGAGCTCGCCAAATGCGTCGCCAGCGACGTCGCCGTCGTGGGCATTGACGAGGTGCAGTTCTTCGACGAGCAAGTCGTCGAGATTGTCGAGCGGCTCGCCAACCTCGGCATCCGCGTCATCGTGGCGGGCCTCGACCAAGACTACCGTGGCCTTCCTTTCGGCCCGATGCCGCAGCTCATGGCCATCGCCGAGTTCGTGACGAAGCTCCACGCGGTCTGCAGCACCTGCGGCGGTACGGCGAGCCGGTCACAAAGGCTCGTGGCCAGCGAAGGGCAGCTCTTCGTGGGAGGCGCCGCCGCTTACGAGGCGCGCTGCCGCCGATGTTTCGTCGCTGGCGTCATCGAGCAGGCCGACGCCGGCTAA